The Mangifera indica cultivar Alphonso chromosome 8, CATAS_Mindica_2.1, whole genome shotgun sequence genome has a window encoding:
- the LOC123223157 gene encoding indole-3-acetic acid-amido synthetase GH3.10-like: protein MEPRAVSNKSNGNGIGNHQHGEFDIITWFDDVSGNAGFVQRETLRQILLQNCDVEYLKKWFGDIKVQEMDACALESLFTSLVPLVSHADLDPYIQRIADGDTTPVLTKEPITTLSLSSGTTEGRQKYVPFTRHSSQTTLEIFRLAAAYRSRVFPIREGGRILELIYSSKQFKTKGGLTAGTATTHYYASEEFKIKQEKTKSFTCSPDEVISGGDYKQSNYCHLLLGLFFSDEVEFITSTFAYSLVQALIVFEDLWKDICDDIREGKLSSRINLPKMRKAVLEIISPKPCLASQIEGNCNKLQSVDWFGLIPKLWPNAKYVYSIMTGSMQPYLRKLRHYAADLPLVSADYGSTESWIGVNMDPFLPPENVTFAVIPTFSYFEFIPIYRQKDFSSAIDDFIEDEPVPLSQVKVGQEYEIVLTTFTGLYRYRLGDVVEVADFHKGTPKLNFVCRRKLILSINIDKNTEKDLQLVVEKGSQLLSKRGAELVDFTSHANMGSQPGHYIIYWEINGEVEETVLQECCSQMDASFVDHGYVVSRRTNSIGALELCIVKSGTFRKILDQFIGNGAALSQFKTPRCTQNQVLLRILNDWTIKRFHSTAYC, encoded by the exons ATGGAACCTAGGGCTGTTTCTAATAAGAGCAACGGAAATGGAATTGGAAATCATCAACATGGCGAGTTTGACATAATCACTTGGTTCGACGACGTATCAGGGAACGCCGGATTTGTTCAGAGGGAGACACTTCGCCAGATTCTTCTTCAGAACTGTGATGTGGAATATTTGAAGAAATGGTTTGGAGACATCAAAGTTCAAGAGATGGATGCATGTGCATTGGAATCTCTTTTTACCTCTTTGGTACCTCTTGTCTCCCATGCAGATTTAGATCCTTATATCCAGAGAATTGCAGATGGGGACACAACTCCTGTACTCACCAAAGAACCTATAACAACTCTCTCCTTAAG CTCCGGAACCACAGAAGGAAGACAGAAATACGTTCCTTTTACTCGCCATAGCTCGCAGACCACTCTTGAGATTTTCAGGTTGGCAGCAGCTTACAGATCAAG GGTTTTTCCAATAAGGGAAGGTGGGAGGATCCTAGAGTTAATTTACAGTAGCAAACAGTTTAAAACTAAAGGAGGGTTAACAGCAGGAACCGCCACAACGCACTACTATGCAAGTGAAGAGttcaaaatcaaacaagagAAGACAAAGTCCTTCACGTGCAGCCCAGACGAAGTCATTTCTGGTGGAGACTACAAGCAATCCAATTATTGTCATCTCCTCCTTGGTCTCTTCTTCAGTGATGAAGTTGAGTTCATAACCTCCACTTTTGCCTATAGCTTAGTTCAGGCTCTTATAGTATTTGAAGACCTCTGGAAAGACATTTGCGATGACATTAGAGAAGGAAAACTTAGCTCAAGAATCAATCTACCAAAAATGCGAAAAGCtgttttggaaattatttcTCCAAAACCTTGCTTGGCTTCACAAATTGAAGGGAACTGCAACAAGTTGCAAAGCGTAGACTGGTTTGGTCTAATTCCTAAGCTGTGGCCAAATGCTAAGTATGTCTACTCTATAATGACCGGTTCAATGCAACCCTACTTGAGAAAGTTAAGGCACTACGCTGCGGATTTGCCCCTAGTGAGTGCTGATTATGGATCTACTGAGAGCTGGATAGGGGTGAATATGGATCCTTTTTTGCCTCCTgagaatgttacttttgcaGTAATACCCACTTTTTCTTACTTCGAGTTTATACCAATTTATCGACAGAAAGATTTTTCTTCAGCAATCGATGACTTCATAGAAGATGAACCCGTGCCACTCTCTCAAGTCAAGGTTGGACAAGAGTATGAGATTGTCCTCACTACATTTACAG GGCTTTATAGGTACAGGCTCGGAGATGTGGTGGAAGTTGCTGATTTTCATAAAGGGACACCAAAACTGAACTTCGTATGCAGGAGAAAGCTTATATTGTCTATAAATATTGACAAGAACACTGAAAAGGATCTTCAATTAGTGGTAGAAAAAGGGTCACAGCTTCTGAGCAAGAGGGGAGCTGAGCTAGTGGATTTTACGAGCCATGCCAACATGGGAAGCCAACCAGGACACTACATAATATACTGGGAGATTAATGGAGAAGTGGAGGAGACGGTTCTTCAAGAATGTTGCAGCCAGATGGATGCTTCGTTCGTTGATCATGGTTATGTTGTCTCCAGAAGAACTAATTCAATTGGAGCTTTAGAGCTTTGTATTGTGAAGAGTGGAACTTTCAGAAAGATTTTGGATCAATTCATAGGAAACGGGGCTGCACTCAGCCAATTCAAGACCCCAAGGTGCACCCAAAACCAAGTCCTTCTCAGAATTCTCAATGATTGGACAATTAAGAGGTTCCATAGCACAGCATATTGTTGA
- the LOC123223400 gene encoding putative cell wall protein — protein sequence MSCKNLIILAILLVAGRAVASRGNPKTSNNNNGEMKQPEWLLKSDHSVLIPGIGRILVPPAFTHPHYHPHIGHTVGGGTGISGGGTGTGTGTGTGSHIPGGDDTFVPNPGFEVPIPGSGTGGAIPTAARP from the coding sequence ATGTCTTGCAAAAACTTGATCATTCTCGCCATTCTGCTTGTAGCAGGACGAGCAGTAGCTAGTAGGGGCAACCCAAAAAcaagcaataataataatggggAGATGAAACAGCCTGAGTGGTTACTTAAGTCTGATCACAGTGTTCTCATTCCAGGGATAGGGAGGATTCTGGTGCCACCGGCATTTACCCATCCACATTATCATCCCCACATTGGCCACACTGTAGGTGGAGGAACAGGCATAAGTGGAGGTGGAACAGGAACTGGGACCGGCACTGGAACTGGGAGTCATATTCCAGGGGGTGATGACACATTTGTTCCCAATCCTGGCTTTGAGGTCCCAATTCCTGGAAGTGGTACTGGTGGTGCTATTCCAACAGCCGCTCGTCCTTGA
- the LOC123223398 gene encoding probable protein phosphatase 2C 52, producing MGGCVSTSSQSNCSSRSNGETASSACLGIGFCGQKRTNRTFSEHLVTMHNLPSIPNRVFMNGKSRTSCIFTQQGRKGVNQDAMVVWEDFMSEDVTFCGVFDGHGPNGHQVARKVRDALPIKLLSFFLSSQSRQNDSGKACFKGNIKKPVTGDTEKDGSPEDKLNLLWKEAFLKSYKSMDKELKSLPNLDCFCSGSTAITIVKQGSNLFMGYIGDSRAIMGSKDNNDSMVAIQLTVDLKPDLPREAERIKQCKGRVFALQDEPEVSRVWLPFDDAPGLAMARAFGDFCLKEYGVISIPEFSHRTLTDRDQFIVLASDGVWDVLSNEEVVEIVSLASTRASAARILVDAAAREWKLKYPTSKMDDCAVVCLYLDGKMDSESDYEEQGISAATLQSNHSGNAIESDDGQKSEPSLQRNFTVRSSDESDTYGKPTVEEGGSGETVATEDQNWLGLEGVTRVNSLVQLPRFSDERPNP from the exons ATGGGGGGTTGTGTTTCGACTAGTAGCCAGAGTAATTGTAGTAGCAGAAGCAATGGAGAGACAGCTTCCTCTGCATGTTTGGGAATTGGATTTTGTGGCCAAAAGAGGACCAATAGAACATTTTCAGAGCATCTTGTTACAATGCATAATTTACCTTCAATACCCAACAGGGTTTTCATGAACGGAAAAAGCCGAACTTCTTGCATATTCACACAACAAGGTCGCAAGGGAGTGAACCAGGATGCCATGGTTGTGTGGGAA GATTTCATGTCAGAAGATGTGACTTTTTGTGGTGTCTTTGATGGTCATGGTCCAAATGGCCATCAGGTTGCTCGCAAAGTGAGGGATGCTTTGCCAATAAAATTACTatcattctttctttcttctcagTCAAGGCAGAATGATTCAGGTAAAGCATGTTTCAAAGGGAATATAAAGAAGCCAGTTACTGGAGATACTGAGAAGGATGGCTCACCTGAGGATAAATTGAACTTGTTATGGAAAGAAGCATTTCTGAAGTCATACAAGTCCATGGACAAAGAGCTGAAGTCCCTTCCTAATTTGGATTGCTTTTGTAGTGGTAGCACTGCTATTACAATTGTGAAACAG GGGTCCAATCTTTTCATGGGATATATTGGGGATTCACGGGCCATTATGGGATCTAAGGACAATAATGATTCTATGGTGGCGATTCAGTTGACTGTTGATCTAAAACCTGATTTGCCGA GGGAAGCTGAGAGGATTAAACAGTGTAAAGGTAGGGTGTTTGCATTGCAAGATGAGCCTGAAGTATCCAGAGTTTGGCTGCCATTTGATGATGCTCCTGGTCTAGCAATGGCTCGAGCATTTGgtgatttttgtttgaaggaGTATGGGGTGATTTCAATACCTGAATTTTCCCACCGGACACTTACAGATAGAGATCAGTTCATTGTGCTTGCTTCAGATGGG GTTTGGGATGTCTTGAGCAACGAGGAGGTTGTTGAGATTGTATCCTTGGCATCAACCCGAGCATCAGCAGCGAGAATTCTGGTGGATGCAGCTGCACGGGAATGGAAACTCAAATATCCAACATCAAAGATGGATGACTGTGCAGTGGTGTGTTTATATTTGGATGGGAAAATGGACTCAGAATCGGATTACGAGGAACAAGGCATTTCAGCTGCAACCCTTCAAAGCAATCACTCTGGCAATGCAATTGAATCAGATGATGGCCAGAAGTCTGAGCCATCTTTGCAAAGAAATTTCACTGTTAGATCATCAGATGAAAGTGACACATACGGAAAACCAACAGTCGAGGAAGGAGGGAGTGGAGAAACAGTAGCCACTGAAGATCAGAATTGGTTGGGTTTGGAAGGTGTCACACGGGTGAACTCTCTAGTACAACTTCCAAGATTTTCGGACGAAAGGCCAAACCCATGA